A window of the Amblyraja radiata isolate CabotCenter1 chromosome 5, sAmbRad1.1.pri, whole genome shotgun sequence genome harbors these coding sequences:
- the LOC116973749 gene encoding trace amine-associated receptor 4-like, which translates to MNLTYLENSEDVQYCFQYVNASCPRVTRPIAIKATLYLIISLSIFISILGNLVVIASVLYFKQLQTPTNYLVLSLAVVDFLVASIVLPYSMIRSIETCWYFGHVFCKIHSVLEIVLTIVSIYNVCFIAIDRYYAICDPLLYSIKITVPVTFIILSLIWLFAIYYGFNVVFLDFSKKILSDYVPTMACEGSCIAYAKFEGHMDFLIIFFIPILIILGVYIKTFFVVKCKRGRKIGNLPNNDTGEINKETLHNKEQIAVKNQSAIMGIFTFSWLPFYVNSILNPYFDSLIPTPLDDRHCVSTIPLIISYTFIRSPIILLHSKSHPRGERFKEQMFIQEVKFLQCIIFQGFQMVPSMQPKCSQWIPTVHHEKSYKPVKSMHMS; encoded by the exons ATGAATTTAACATATCTTGAGAATTCAGAAGATGTGCAATATTGTTTTCAATATGTTAACGCATCCTGTCCCAGAGTCACTAGGCCAATAGCAATCAAAGCAACACTGTACCTTATTATTAGCTTatcaatatttatttcaattttggGGAATCTGGTGGTGATTGCTTCGGTTTTATATTTCAAACAACTACAGACACCCACTAATTATCTTGTATTATCTTTAGCAGTTGTTGATTTTCTGGTAGCATCTATTGTATTGCCTTACAGTATGATTAGATCCATTGAAACATGTTGGTATTTTGGACATGTGTTTTGCAAAATTCATTCAGTTCTTGAAATTGTATTAACAATAGTTTCAATTTATAATGTATGTTTTATTGCTATTGATCGCTACTATGCTATTTGTGACCCCTTGCTCTATTCCATAAAAATAACTGTGCCTGTGACATTTATCATTCTTAGTTTGATCTGGTTATTTGCTATCTATTATGGTTTTAATGTGGTTTTTTTGGACTTCAGTAAAAAGATACTGTCTGATTATGTGCCTACTATGGCCTGTGAAGGCAGCTGCATTGCTTATGCTAAATTTGAGGGACATATGGATTTTTTGATCATATTTTTCATTCCTATTTTGATCATTCTGGGTGTATACATTAAGACATTTTTTGTGGTAAAATGTAAACGTGGCAGAAAAATTGGAAATTTGCCAAACAATGACACGGGGGAAATAAATAAAGAAACTTTGCATAATAAGGAACAAATAGCTGTTAAAAATCAAAGTGCAATAATGGGAATTTTTACATTCTCCTGGCTGCCTTTCTATGTAAATAGCATTCTTAATCCGTATTTTGACAGTTTAATCCCAACTCCTTTAGATGAT agacactGTGTGTctactattcctctcatcatttcatacaccttcataagatcacccatcatcctcctgcactccaagtcccATCccaggggggaaaggtttaaag AGCAGATGTTCATTCAGGAAGTTAAGTTTCTGCAATGTATAATATTTCAAGGTTTTCAAATGGTGCCTTCAATGCAACCTAAGTGCAGTCAGTGGATACCTACTGTACACCATGAGAAATCCTACAAACCAGTCAAATCCATGCACATGTCTTGA